One region of Diabrotica undecimpunctata isolate CICGRU chromosome 6, icDiaUnde3, whole genome shotgun sequence genomic DNA includes:
- the LOC140443829 gene encoding uncharacterized protein produces the protein MQESDSYSEYDDSEEDRNYSPIEESSSDSNHDLQNIADVHLNKSLKKKGKKRLRYSDLDKRQVRKRKRNAGEEYVGYKNKLVKARSLQNYIHTCRFQCQKFTDEERQEIFNQFWGLGNWNLQNAFITSCTEIALPKRRRTEAVTNKGKSVTIKLKNMRVCKMFFLKTLDISNGRYSRILNGISDVGITAVDKRGRAPCPNKLSQDVIDKVKRHIDMFPKYTSHYTRHYNPRRRYLPSFLTIRKMYKCYLEHCQENNEAPVKEWFYRRVFNTEFNLSFHHPLSDTCNKCDKFETSIKSCTSESDKKKIMCERELHHRKAESGIQAKKEAKIVAETSRNEEVVSVCFDLQKTLPTPALTTNKVFYMRVLWTYNFGVHNLGKKCASMYMWDESVASRGSMEVSSCLWKFIAGLNQNTRHLIAFSDSCSGQNKNKNIVKFFMYVVKETQLEIIDHKFLEPGHTFMECDEDFGVIEKYKKQVPYIFVPSEWMNAVRNSSKKFKCEEMKMEHFISLENFNEYVQENIKKDDENNQIKWREIKWIRFEKKDPFTMKFKYTLNEETEFITVNCMKKMRGRPPQNISLSQLNSSPMSLKYEKWKNLQDLLCFVPPIYHQFYNQLNHTAKKGKQGQKKKPMQPEERKEKDNEDDDEVDDNDKILLSDYDDEEDI, from the exons ATGCAAG aatCTGACAGTTATTCGGAATATGACGATTCAGAAGAGGACAGAAACTATAGTCCAATAGAAGAAAGTAGTAGCGATAGTAATCATGATCTACAAAACATTGCAGATGTTCATTTAAACAAGTCATTAAAGAAAAAGGGCAAAAAACGTTTGAGATATAGCGATTTAGATAAGAGGCAAGTaagaaaacgaaaaagaaatGCAGGTGAGGAATACGTAGGCTATAAAAACAAGTTAGTAAAAGCAAGAAGTTTGCAAAATTATATACATACTTGCAGATTTCAGTGTCAAAAATTCACCGATGAAGAAAGACAGGAAATATTTAACCAATTCTGGGGTCTAGGAAATTGGAATCTGCAGAATGCATTCATTACGTCTTGTACAGAGATCGCTTTGCCCAAACGACGACGTACAGAAGCTGTTACTAATAAAGGAAAGAGCGTTACTatcaaactaaaaaatatgaGAGTTTGCAAAATGTTTTTCTTAAAAACTTTGGATATCAGCAATGGACGTTATTCGAGAATTTTAAATGGGATATCTGACGTTGGAATCACCGCTGTTGATAAAAGAGGAAGAGCTCCATGTCCTAATAAACTATCACAGGATGTAATTGATAAGGTAAAACGACATATTGATATGTTTCCAAAATATACCAGCCATTACACCAGACATTACAATCCCCGTAGACGGTACCTTCCTTCATTTTTGACCATAAGAAAAATGTATAAGTGTTACCTAGAGCATTGTCAAGAAAATAACGAAGCTCCTGTCAAGGAATGGTTCTACAGGAGAGTGTTTAATACCGAATTTAATCTAAGTTTTCATCATCCCTTGTCCGATACTTGTAATAAGTGCGATAAgttcgaaacgtcaataaaatcgTGCACAAGTGAGtcagataaaaagaaaataatgtgcgAGAGAGAGCTTCATCACCGAAAAGCCGAATCGGGAATACAAGCCAAAAAAGAGGCAAAAATAGTGGCTGAAACTTCAAGGAATGAAGAAGTGGTATCAGTTTGTTTCGATCTACAAAAAACTTTACCTACACCAGCACTTACAACCAACAAAGTGTTTTATATGCGAGTATTATGGACATATAATTTTGGAGTCCATAATTTGGGCAAGAAATGTGCTTCAATGTATATGTGGGATGAATCGGTAGCATCCAGAGGCTCTATGGAAGTTTCTTCATGTCTTTGGAAATTTATTGCTGGTCTTAATCAAAATACACGACATCTTATTGCATTTAGTGATTCTTGTTCGggacaaaataagaataaaaatattgtgaaattttttatGTATGTGGTTAAAGAAACTCAGCTAGAAATAATAGACCACAAATTCCTTGAACCGGGACATACCTTCATGGAATGCGATGAAGATTTCGGAGTCATTGAAAAGTACAAAAAGCAAGTACCTTATATTTTTGTACCCAGTGAGTGGATGAATGCTGTGAGAAACAGTTCTAAGAAGTTTAAATGTGAAGAAATGAAGATGGAGCACTTCATTTCACTCGAAAACTTCAACGAGTACGTGCAGGAAAATATTAAAAAGGATGATGAGAATAATCAGataaaatggagagaaataaaaTGGATTCGGTTTGAGAAGAAAGACCCATTTACTATGAAATTCAAGTACACTCTCAATGAAGAGACTGAATTTATAACTGTTAACTGTATGAAGAAGATGCGTGGAAGACCACCTCAGAATATTAGTCTTAGCCAACTGAATAGTTCACCCATGAGTCTGAAGTATGAAAAATGGAAGAATTTACAAGACCTACTATGCTTTGTGCCACCAATTTACCATCAATTTTACAATCAGCTCAATCACACTGCGAAGAAGGGAAAACAAGGTCAGAAAAAGAAGCCAATGCAacctgaagaaagaaaagagaaggaCAATGAAGATGACGATGAGGTAGACGACAATGATAAAATACTTTTGAGCGACTATGATGATGAGGAAGATATTTAG